GACAATGTGCGCATTGATGTGGAACTCATCCAGCCCATCGCCATGGAGGAAGGCCTCAGGTTTGCGATTCGGGAAGGGGGCCGCACCGTCGGCGCCGGCGTCGTCAGCAAGATCATCGCGTAAGGAGCGGGTGAGGTAGATGATCCCATCTGAAAAGATCAGAATTCGCCTCAAGGCATATGATCATCGGCAGCTTGACCAGTCTGTGGGCGAGATTGTGGACACTGCGAAACGGACAGGGGCTAGACTGGCAGGTCCCATCCCCTTGCCCACCAAGATCGAACGCTAC
This portion of the Deltaproteobacteria bacterium genome encodes:
- the tuf gene encoding elongation factor Tu (EF-Tu; promotes GTP-dependent binding of aminoacyl-tRNA to the A-site of ribosomes during protein biosynthesis; when the tRNA anticodon matches the mRNA codon, GTP hydrolysis results; the inactive EF-Tu-GDP leaves the ribosome and release of GDP is promoted by elongation factor Ts; many prokaryotes have two copies of the gene encoding EF-Tu); the protein is DNVRIDVELIQPIAMEEGLRFAIREGGRTVGAGVVSKIIA